A genomic stretch from Aedes albopictus strain Foshan chromosome 2, AalbF5, whole genome shotgun sequence includes:
- the LOC134286419 gene encoding uncharacterized protein LOC134286419 has product MSHLCSIFSAEAAAILIAITIPADQPILVLTDSASVVSALQAESPVHPWIQDIIRLAPPNTTIAWIPGHCGVPGNTTADRLAGAGHAAPMYTDKVPLHDVKRWITKIFREQWETEWSQRDDTAYLHKIKPDIGPWTDLSSLREQRVVSRLRTGHTRLSHSMGGPPFHRTCLICNTHNTAEHFLCVCPQYEVHRASNGLTGSIRDILCNNTSILASVIRFLQDSGLYSQI; this is encoded by the coding sequence ATGTCCCATTTGTGCTCCATCTTCTCGGCCGAAGCTGCCGCCATTCTCATCGCGATCACCATTCCAGCAGATCAGCCCATCCTCGTACTTACCGACTCAGCTAGCGTGGTATCGGCTCTCCAGGCCGAGTCTCCTGTGCATCCATGGATTCAGGATATTATCCGGCTTGCCCCACCAAACACAACTATCGCTTGGATCCCAGGGCATTGCGGCGTTCCGGGTAACACCACAGCTGACCGTCTCGCTGGGGCGGGTCATGCTGCACCGATGTACACCGACAAGGTCCCCCTTCATGACGTCAAAAGATGGATTACCAAGATTTTCCGCGAACAATGGGAAACCGAGTGGTCCCAAAGGGACGACACAGCCTACCTACACAAGATTAAGCCGGATATAGGACCATGGACGGACCTGAGCTCGCTGAGAGAACAGCGGGTTGTATCCCGTTTGCGGACCGGCCATACACGCCTTTCACATAGCATGGGAGGTCCCCCCTTTCACCGGACATGTCTCATATGCAACACCCACAACACGGCTGAGCACTTTCTGTGTGTCTGCCCCCAATATGAAGTGCACCGCGCAAGTAATGGTCTGACTGGCAGCATCCGTGACATCCTGTGCAACAATACATCGATCCTAGCCAGCGTCATCCGTTTTTTGCAAGATTCTGGGCTTTATAGTCAGATCTAA